Part of the Natrarchaeobius halalkaliphilus genome is shown below.
GACGACTCCACACGAATCCGTCCGCGTGTGCGGGTTCGACCTCACGCTGGTTCCCGTCGAACACCCGCCGTTCGTCTGCTACGGCGTCGCAATCGAGGACCCGATGACCGGAACAAAGCTCTCGTTGACCGGCGACACGAGCTTTGGCATCTCCGACCGATCGCGGGCGGTTCTTGCCGACCCCGACCTGTTGCTCGCTGATGCGATCGTTCCGGCCTCGCTCTGTGAGTATCACCCCCTCGGTGGACGACACGTCGACGATGACGACGTTCCTCGAACGTTCGGAACGAAACACATGACGCGGGAGGGCGCGCTTGGACTCGCCGACGAACTGAACGCTTCTGAGACCCGACTGGTTCACCTGGCACACTTCTATCCGGCAGACGAAGCGTTCGACGAGCCACTGGCGATCGACGGCGAAACCTACGTTCTCTGATCCCCATGACACCCGTCCACCGACTCGATGGATCGAACGCAGGCGGGCAGTTCCTTCGAACGGCACTCGGCCTCTCGGTCGTCCGAAACGAGTCCATCCGCATCGAAAACGTCCGTGGCGATCGTTCGACGCCCGGTCTTCGTCACCAGCACCTGGCCGTCCTCGAGACGATCGCGGAGATCTGTGACGCCGACGTGTCGGGTGATGGGGTCGGCTCGGAGACGATCGAGTTCGATCCCGACCTTCCGACCAACGGGCGTCGTGGCGGCCGAAGCGATCGTTCCAGTCCCCGACGTACCGACCGACGAGGGAGCCTCGACGGCGGCGACTACGCCGTCGATATCGGAACCGCTGGCAGCATCACGCTGCTGTTCGACGCGCTCGTTCCGCTCGCGAGCGTCCTCGAGTCGCCGCTCTCGGTGACGGTATCGGGCGGAACGGACGTAAAGTGGTCGCCCCCGATCGACTACACACGGTACGTGAAACTGCCGCTCCTCCGAACGTTCGGTCTTTCCGTGGCCTGTGAGGTCGACCGTCGGGGGTTCTATCCCGACGGCGGCGGACGCGCAACGCTTCACCTCGGGCCGTCTCGATTCGATCGAATCGAACTGCTCGAGCGCGGTCCGCTCGAAGGAATTCGCCTCTATTCGACCGAAGCGGCGACGCTTTCCGACCGCGACGTGGCACATCGACAGGCGGAGGGTGCGCTCGAACGACTCGAGTCGAATCTCGGAGCGGCGGTCGACGCCGATCGCGACGGCGACGGATCGGTCCTCGAGCCGATCGAACGCCGTGAGACGACCGCGGGGAGTGACTGTCCGGGAACCGCGATCGTGCTCCGACTCGACTACGCGACCGGGGCCGTCGGATTCGGCGCCCTCGGAGAGAGAGGAACGCCGGCCGAACGCGTCGGAGAACTCGCCGCGGATGCGGCCCTCCGACACCTCACGGGGGCCGCACCGGTCGACCGACACCTGGCCGATCAGCTACTGGTCGTGCTCGCGATCGCCGGCGGACGGATTCGCATCCCTTCGGGTACCGACCACGTCAAAGCCAGTTGCGATCTGCTCGAGGCCGTTGGTGGGGCCGTCGAGCGCGAACAGGACGGGCGCGGGACGGTCGTCTCGGTCACACCACTCGACGGCTGAGTTCCGTTTTCACGCCTATTGATTGCATTGCGAACCGGAGTAATCCAATGCCCGATAAATGACATAACTTATATCACTTCCACCCGACGGTTCACCCATGGGTACGTCGAATTCGATCGATGAGGAACGGAGGGGCGGCGTGTGAGCGACCTCGTCACCTTCGGTGAAACGATGCTCCGACTCTCTCCGCCCGGGAGCGAGCGCCTCGAGACGACGAGCGAGTTCGAGGTCTGTGCCGGCGGCGCAGAGAGCAACGTCGCGATCGCGGCGAACAGGCTCGGGACGCCGTCGACCTGGCTCTCGAAGGTTCCCGAGACGCCACTCGGCCAGCACGTGGTCGGCTCGCTTCGACGACACGGTATCGAGACGGACGTCGTCTGGAGCCACCGCGGACGCCAGGGAACCTACTACATGGAACGGGCCGGCGACCCCCGCGGATCGCAGGTCATCTACGATCGCGAGAACACCGCCTTTGCGACCGCGGAGGCTCGAGAGTTTGACATCGACCGAATCCAGAACGCTCGCGTGTTCTTTACGACCGGGATCACGCCCGCGCTCTCCTCGACGCTTCGAGAGACCACCGCGAGCATGCTCAAAGCCGCTCGGAACGGGGGAACGACGACGGCGTTCGACTTCAACTACCGGGGCAAGCTCTGGGAACCGGAGCAAGCGGAGGAGACGCTAACGAAGCTCTTTCCGGGAATCGACGTGCTGGTGATCGCCGCTCGAGACGCGAGAACCGTCCTCGGCTTCGAGGGCGATCCGCGACAGCTCGCACACAAACTGGGCTCGCAGTACGAGTTCCAGACCGTCGTCGTCACGCGGGGCTCCGACGGTGCAGTCGGCTGGCACGATAGCGTGGTTCACGAACAGGACGCCTACGACACCGACACCGTCTCCGAGATCGGAACCGGCGATGCGTTCACCGGCGCGTTCATCGCGAGTCGGCTCGATGGCGACGACGTTCCCACTGCGCTCGAGAACGCCGCGGCCGCGGCAGCACTCAAACGAACGATTCCCGGCGACGTCGCGCTCATCACCGACGAAGAAGTCGAGGCGGTCGTTTCCGAGGGCGGCGACGACCTCTCTCGGTGACCATCGACGGTACTCGGGTAGCCCATCGACGGCGTTCGAGAACTGTGCCGATCTACTCGAGGGCGGCGCGAACCTCATCGACGGTCGCGTCGAATCCTCCGCCCTGTGCGAGCCGGTCCGAACCGCCACCGCCGCCGCCGACGGCCGCCGTCAGTTCCGAGAGGACGTCCGTCGCGGCCCGCCCGCCGTTCGAACCGACGACGGCGAACGGTTCCTCCGCGTTGCCGACGGCGACGACGACTCGAGCGCTCGTCGCTGTCCGATCAGTCTCGTCGTCAATCCAGTCCCGAACGGCGTCGCTCACGAGGTCGACGGAGACGTCACCGACCGTGGCGACGAGCCATCGTTCCCCGTCGCAGTCGATCGATTCGCCTCGCAGAAGGCGTTCGGTAACGAGCTCCCGTTCTCTCGTTCGAAGTCGGTCCGCAAGCGCGTCGCGCTCGTCACTGATGCGTTCGAGTTCGGCGGAGACGTCACCGATCGAGGTTCCGAGCGTTCGCTTTGCACCGAAAACGGCCCGCTTTTCGGTCGTACGGCGGTCGATCGCACGCGGACCGACGGCGAGTTCGATCCGCGTCAGTCCGTCGCCGGGGTTCGACCGTCCGAGGACCGTCACCGGGCCGATCTCTCGAGTGTTGCGAACGTGTGTTCCGCCGCAGGCGGCGACATCCCAGGGCTCACTCGAGCGTCCACCGCCGAGAGATGGCTGTAATCGCGTGCCGGTGGCGTTTCGTTCGTCGTCGCCGCCGATCGTGACGAGACGGACCTGCCCGTTTTCGAAGGCGCTCGTTTCGGTCGCCTCGTTGAACGCGACGTCCTCGCGTTCTCGAGCCTGAGAGGCGGAAACGGTATCCCAGGAGACGGAGCGTGACTCCCAGACCGTCCGGTTTGCCGATTCGTTCAGTTCGATCAGCATCTCGTCGTCGATCGGCGTACTCGTCTCCAGATCGACCCGAACGCGCTCCTCGTCGATATCGAAGCCGCCGTATCCGAGATCCTCGAGCAGTCGCCTCCCGGCACCGTAGAGTACGTGGCTGGCCGTGTGAGCGCGCATGCAGTACATCCGAAACGTCCAGTCGACCGAACAGAGGACGCGATGACCGGTCTTGAACGAGGGGTCCTCAGCCAGGACGTGAACCGGTTCGCCGTCGACGATCCGAACGTCCGCGACCTCGATATCGCCGATCGTTCCGCGATCGGCCGGCTGACCGCCGCTTTCGCCGTAGAAGTAACTGCGCTCGAGCCAGACGTGGCGTCCGTCGATTCCCGACACCGCCGTTTCGAATCGTGTGGCGTACGGTTCCGCCGCCGCCAGTTGCCCACTCATCGGTTGCACTCCGTCGTCCGATACTAAAAGTCTGCTCGCCGGTTGGTTGGCGCTCGCGTCACTCGGAAAGCGAGACGTCGAGTCGATCCTCGAGGGCCTCGATCACGCCGCCACCGATGCCTGCCTGGGTCGCCCGACCCTGTTCGACTGCCAGCAGTTCCTGCTCCCGGAGTCCGAGTTCGTCGGCCAGCTCTTCGCGCTGGAGGCCGGCTTCCTGTCGGGCGTCGACGACGCGCTCGCCGTACTCGGAGACGAGATACGGAAGCGGATCGTCGTCGTAATTCGTCCCGTCTTGTTCCCAGTGTTCGGAGTCGCCGTCCCAGACCGGGTTCGCCTTCGCGACGTTTCGTGCCGCTTTCTGTTTTCGACTCGGGCCGTCGGTCGACGATCCCGACGAGTCGCGGTCACTCCGTTCCCGATCTGCCGTATCGTCGTGAGGTGCACAGCCGGGACAGACCTCGAGTTCGGCACCGGCGACCGACGCAAGCCGGAGCGAATCGCTTTCGGCACCGCAGAGCTCACAGTTCGTTCCACCGCCACCGGAGGACGAACCCGTCGAGTACTTTGCCATGGTAGTACTTCGCAACTTGCGCATTTCAAATCACCGTTTGGCGAATTGCGTGCGACCTCGACGCAGAGACCGGCTCAAAGGAAAGGGCTTTTATAATCACGCTGGATACGGTTGAGTGCAGAAAGAGACCGCGAGCGTGGGTAGCCAAGCCAGGCCAACGGCGCAGCGTTGAGGGCGCTGTCCCGTAGGGGTCCGCCGGTTCAAATCCGGTCCCACGCATCGCACAGGTGGTTTCGTCCACCGTAAGCGAGGCGGTGTATCCGCCGAGCACGACGATGCAGGTGATCTCCCTTCGCGGACATCACCCACGCATAATCCTACTGAAACTATCTCCCGGAGCCACGCTGCTGTCCCGCCGGAGTCCGCCGGTGGACGAGCGACACTCCCGAACGCCACCCGACAGTAACCGCTTTCCCGCTCGACTCGAATCACGACGTATGGAGTACGTTTCTCGAGAACGCGTTCGGCCGCTTACACTGGTCCTGAGCGTCGTTTCACTGGCGGTCGTTTTCGCCGCCGCGGGTGGACGGGTCCCCGCGTCAGCGGTCCCCGGCGCTCCGCAGTGGGTTCTCGATCTGATTCCACACGTCAACGTCGCCATCAGCGCCGCGGCGATCGGAACGATCATCTACGGCTGGCGCGCGATCCGGCGCGGGGCCGTCGACAGACACCGCGTCTCGATGCTCGTCTCGTTCGGGCTGTTCGGGACATTCCTCACGCTGTATCTCTACCGGCTGATCGCGACCGGCGGTCCACAGCCCTTTCCCGGCCCGGACCTGCTCTACCAGTTCGTCTACGTGCCGGTGCTGGCGGTTCACATTCTCCTCGCAGTTGCGTGTATTCCGGTCCTCTACTACGCGCTCTTGCTCGCGGCCGCGTATCCGATAGCGGAACTCCCCCGGACCAGTCACGCCAGGTTCGGACGGATCGCCGCGAGCCTGTGGCTGATCTCGTTTTCGCTCGGAATCGTCGTTTATCTCCTGTTACACGTCAGTTACGCGTAGGTTTCCTCGAGGTAGTCGACGATGTCGTCGCTTTCGTTCATGCCGACGATATCGTTGGCCTCGTCCGTGATGACGGGGACGCCGGTCTGGCCACTCACTGCTTCGACTTCGGTGCGCTCGTCGTGCGATCTCGGAACCTCGATGACGTCGTACTCGAGGCCGAGGTCGTCGAGTTTCGATCGAACTTTCGCGCAGTACGGACAGCCGGGCAGGTTGTACATGGTGATGTCTGCCATACCAGGTGTAGAGGCTTGTACCGTAAGAGAACAACGGTTGCCAACGGGCGTGCCGGAATCGTGGTCGTGACCGAACCCGGGATCGAAAACGCAGCCGCCTTCTAGAACGCGATGATCCCCGCTTCGGCCGCGAAGTAGACGATAAAGTAGACGACGAACGTGATCGCGAGCGTCCACTGACC
Proteins encoded:
- a CDS encoding MBL fold metallo-hydrolase, translated to MRVTLLGTGDTTGTPTVGCDCETCEQARERGLERTRFSVHVENERTDESLLIDFSPDFRYQFLRDEVSLPDAAVVTHIHFDHLDGLGNVFRLLDSLEVYAANETDSVTGESVAETIESKYDYLDAVTVRPTTPHESVRVCGFDLTLVPVEHPPFVCYGVAIEDPMTGTKLSLTGDTSFGISDRSRAVLADPDLLLADAIVPASLCEYHPLGGRHVDDDDVPRTFGTKHMTREGALGLADELNASETRLVHLAHFYPADEAFDEPLAIDGETYVL
- the rtcA gene encoding RNA 3'-terminal phosphate cyclase gives rise to the protein MTPVHRLDGSNAGGQFLRTALGLSVVRNESIRIENVRGDRSTPGLRHQHLAVLETIAEICDADVSGDGVGSETIEFDPDLPTNGRRGGRSDRSSPRRTDRRGSLDGGDYAVDIGTAGSITLLFDALVPLASVLESPLSVTVSGGTDVKWSPPIDYTRYVKLPLLRTFGLSVACEVDRRGFYPDGGGRATLHLGPSRFDRIELLERGPLEGIRLYSTEAATLSDRDVAHRQAEGALERLESNLGAAVDADRDGDGSVLEPIERRETTAGSDCPGTAIVLRLDYATGAVGFGALGERGTPAERVGELAADAALRHLTGAAPVDRHLADQLLVVLAIAGGRIRIPSGTDHVKASCDLLEAVGGAVEREQDGRGTVVSVTPLDG
- the kdgK1 gene encoding bifunctional 2-dehydro-3-deoxygluconokinase/2-dehydro-3-deoxygalactonokinase, with the protein product MSDLVTFGETMLRLSPPGSERLETTSEFEVCAGGAESNVAIAANRLGTPSTWLSKVPETPLGQHVVGSLRRHGIETDVVWSHRGRQGTYYMERAGDPRGSQVIYDRENTAFATAEAREFDIDRIQNARVFFTTGITPALSSTLRETTASMLKAARNGGTTTAFDFNYRGKLWEPEQAEETLTKLFPGIDVLVIAARDARTVLGFEGDPRQLAHKLGSQYEFQTVVVTRGSDGAVGWHDSVVHEQDAYDTDTVSEIGTGDAFTGAFIASRLDGDDVPTALENAAAAAALKRTIPGDVALITDEEVEAVVSEGGDDLSR
- a CDS encoding alanine--tRNA ligase-related protein, whose product is MSGQLAAAEPYATRFETAVSGIDGRHVWLERSYFYGESGGQPADRGTIGDIEVADVRIVDGEPVHVLAEDPSFKTGHRVLCSVDWTFRMYCMRAHTASHVLYGAGRRLLEDLGYGGFDIDEERVRVDLETSTPIDDEMLIELNESANRTVWESRSVSWDTVSASQAREREDVAFNEATETSAFENGQVRLVTIGGDDERNATGTRLQPSLGGGRSSEPWDVAACGGTHVRNTREIGPVTVLGRSNPGDGLTRIELAVGPRAIDRRTTEKRAVFGAKRTLGTSIGDVSAELERISDERDALADRLRTRERELVTERLLRGESIDCDGERWLVATVGDVSVDLVSDAVRDWIDDETDRTATSARVVVAVGNAEEPFAVVGSNGGRAATDVLSELTAAVGGGGGGSDRLAQGGGFDATVDEVRAALE
- a CDS encoding helix-turn-helix domain-containing protein: MAKYSTGSSSGGGGTNCELCGAESDSLRLASVAGAELEVCPGCAPHDDTADRERSDRDSSGSSTDGPSRKQKAARNVAKANPVWDGDSEHWEQDGTNYDDDPLPYLVSEYGERVVDARQEAGLQREELADELGLREQELLAVEQGRATQAGIGGGVIEALEDRLDVSLSE
- a CDS encoding DUF420 domain-containing protein, with the protein product MEYVSRERVRPLTLVLSVVSLAVVFAAAGGRVPASAVPGAPQWVLDLIPHVNVAISAAAIGTIIYGWRAIRRGAVDRHRVSMLVSFGLFGTFLTLYLYRLIATGGPQPFPGPDLLYQFVYVPVLAVHILLAVACIPVLYYALLLAAAYPIAELPRTSHARFGRIAASLWLISFSLGIVVYLLLHVSYA
- a CDS encoding glutaredoxin family protein; this encodes MADITMYNLPGCPYCAKVRSKLDDLGLEYDVIEVPRSHDERTEVEAVSGQTGVPVITDEANDIVGMNESDDIVDYLEETYA